The genomic region TTGCTCTTGCTTTTTGAGCATTTGAAGAGCTCTGTTCTTTGCCGTGACGTCAATGGAGGTATGCAGAATCGCGAAAGTTTCATTGTTGGAATCGACCAAAGCTTTGTATTCGAAGTCGAAATGCCGCGTATGGGTGAAATCCCCATCAAGAATGTCTGCCGGTGTATCCATCGCTTTATAGCTAATACCGGTTTGCCATACATTTTCTAGGATTCTTGAAAATCCCTCTTCTTTAAAATTAGGAAAAGCCTCAGAGAATGGTTTGCCTATAATTGACGGATTACTGCACCACATCGCAATCATAGCTTCATTGGCAAAAGCGATATTTAAGTCGCTGCTATCGTAAATTGCAGTAGCTAAGGGGGAATGGTTCAGTACGTCAATTAATAATTTAAGAGAAGGCTGTTCTGGCATGTAGAAGTAGCTGCTGTTTTGTTGATGTATCTCTAAAAGTACTGATTCTAGATTAGAAATCGCACATCTAAAAGTAAATCCCCAAATATTCATCTGGGGATTCATGGGATGTTTGTTGTAATAAAATTGCGTTTAATATTTCTTGGCTTCCAACATGACCAGAGAGTCTTTCGCTAGAAAGCGCAATCTGGTCAAGTGGAAATGTCTTAGTGTCTTATGAGTTATCTCGGAGCTCTTTGATGTGATCATGTGCGCCTAACTGGATGGTAAGTTGTGTTTGCAAAAGATCGACTATCTCAGGGAAGTCGGATAAGGACTCGTTGATTAAATCTTTGTATTCTTTTTTGAATTCATCTTCGCCTTTTTCGCAACTTGCCAGCACGGACTCTGAAGTAGATGGAGCGACCAATGATTTAAGGTCCATCCACGCTCTAAATAGCTTACCGCTTACCATCGTGCCATTATCAACAGTTTCTTCGAATTGCGTGATAAATGGCGCTAGCTCTGACTTAAATTGTTCAGATTGCCGTTTGTAATCGCCAAACAAGGCGTATAGATTCTCCAGGTTTTCCGACTCAACAATATCTTGTGCTTTTTGATAACCAGCAATACGCTCATTGTTGATTTCAATGGCATCTCTTAATATCTCTATCTTTCTATCTAGCGTTTCCATAATGATCTATTTTGATGGAAGAACATTTGACTTAGGGTGCTAGTTTGTTGAAGTTGTAAAACAGGTATTTATATCATTCTTAGGAGCATTTTACTTGTCGGTTAATTGTAACATGCGAAGAAGCTTTTTCGTGATATGTTTTTCCTTTTCCTTTGCCGCGGAAGGTACTTTTCTAATCCATTTGTCCAAGAGTCCTTCTTCATAGCTTTCGATGAGTCGAGGATCTATATAATGGTTTTTGGCGATGGTTTTGGTATTACCTAGCAACTTCGCGACATGCTCTATTGCCCCGTTCAATATTTCTTTGCGTTCCTTTTTTGTTTCCGGAGCAGCAGATTCTGAAAGATAATCTAGAAATGAAAAACAAGCGTTCCAGGTTCGAAATGTCTTGCAAGTGACCTCCTCCTGATAGAAAGTTTTCAAATAATGATTAAGCTGAGCAGAATCGAGCGAATATGATCGCCCATTCTTATCTAAATATTGAAATAGTCGTTGTCCGGGTATTTCCTTTACAGATCGTAGAATGTTGTATAGTTTTTTCCCTTTTAATACCTTTTGCTGTTTGATACCTTTCTTTCCAATAAATTTGAAAAATACTTTATTGTCTTGAAAGTCTGCATGTTTATTCTTAAGCGTGGTTAAACCGTAGGATCCGTTTTGCTTGCTATACTGCTCATTACCAATTCGAATCGACGTCTGGTCCATTATTTCTAAAGCTAAGGCGACTACTTTGCGTTCATCTAATTCTTTCCGTCGTAAATCTCGTTGGATTTGTTTGCGGAGAAGTGGAAGCCCCTTGCCAAACACGATGAGGTTGGCAAATTTATTGTCTTTGCGCAAAGAAGACCAGGTAGTATGGTATTTATATTGTTTGCGGCCGCGGACATCTATCCCAGTCGCCTGAATATGACCGTTTGGGCTTGCGCATATCCACACATCCTCCCATGCTGGAGGAATGACTAAACTGGCGATCCGCTTAAGCTTCTTTTCATCACTTACCGTCTTTCCCTTCGTATCTACATAGGTAAATTTCTTTCCCTTTCTCAAGCGTTTTATCCCATTCTTGTTGCAATCCACATAACGTAGTCCGTGGCTCTTCAATTCTTTTGCTGATTGAACATCCTCCTGCATCTTCTTATATTTTAATGATATCCTTGTTATAACATCTCATAATGAAATTCGTTCTCCGTTGGACAATTTCTTATTGGAATTTGCGTAATATGCTATAATGCAAATTATGGCGGGGAAGGAGAGGGGTGCATTGGACAAGCCACAATATCTCTAATCCAGCATCAGAAGAAAAGGAAAGCTCATAATGCCAGTTGAAAATATAAACTTCCATAAAAAAAGGACCACCTTTTCAGATGATCCCTCTTCACTATCCTATAATTTTAACTTTATTTAATGAATTTCTTCACATTGATATTATATGCTGCAGTCCCCTGTGCAGCAGTGATTTTTCCAGCGTTGATGACATAAAGCTCCTCTGCCTCATAATTTAATACTTTGCCTTTGTACATGACGATGTAACGATTTGGAGTTGGATAAACTGCATGGTTATTCTTAAAGTCATAGATGATCCAAGTAGCGCCTTTCGCAGGTGCTCCGGCACTCGACGCATCAATGGTAAACTCATTTGTCGCAGTGATCTTCACAGCCAAGATATCTTTCAATGTAAGTTTTTCAACGGAAGTATTTTCCATATCGAAGTAGCCCATTGAGTAGACATCATCTCGTGAGTTCTTTAAATTGGAACCATACATTCCGGATAAGTTCACCATGCTTTTTGCACTATCCTGAACGGAGTTTGTTTTGAAGTCAAAGAATACTTTTTTGTTGGGAGGCACCGTGATAGATGCTAATTCCGTCTTCGCTTCACTGTCGTTGAGTTTAGGAATAACCACGTCGTTATCATCCGAACAAGAGGTCATTGACGTCCAGGAAAACCCCACAATAGCAAATAAAAGGAAGGTAGATTTAAAGGTTTTAATCATGATGTTTTATGCATTTATGGTATTTGTGAATGTATTAGAGAATTGTTCGAAGGTGTTATGTGCACTGGCAATAGCTTCTTCGATGTCTTTTTCTTCGGCAACTTCTGTATTGATGATCTTTGTGAATTCTGCCCATTTCTCGGCAGACTCCTCGCCATAACCTTGGAAGAAGTTAAATCCGGTTTCTATCCCTTGCTTTTGAAGCATCTTGACGATGTATGGACCACCCATGATTGAGCCTTCCAATACATACAAGGCGCCAATAGCTTGGTTTTTGTTTTCAATCACCGGAAGAAAGGCCTGTGGAAGGTCAACTAAATCTGCACCTAAGACTGCGATATCTTTCGCGATATCTTTCGCACTTCTACGAACGCTGAAGTATGATTCCAATGACGCTGGAATATTGTTAGCAATCTGCTGTTCTAATGTTTCAAAGTATGAAAAGAAAAACTTTAATAAATCTGCGTAGTCTGAATTATTCTCGATTGCTTTTAAACGGTAAACTACTTGTTTCTCTAAGTTTTGGTGACCGTTTTTCGTTGCTGCTTTGATTCTTTCGCTTAACATAATTATTGTATTTAAAAATTTATTGTGTTCTTAGATTTTTACTGCCGTCTTCCTGTACGAAATATCGAAAGGTATAGTATGGCGCTTGCCAGTTCAGGTCTGTAACCACAGGCGGATTGTTTTTGTAGACATTGATAAGCTGTAGCTTCGCATACTTGCCGTTAGAGAGTCTTAGTACATAAGTCCTGTTCGGTGCGACTTGCACCAGGTGAGATGTCATATTGTAGTTATACCAACCGGCAGAGCCTTCATCAATTATCATCCCGATGTTGTAAAGTGTGCTACTATCGAATTCCGCGTCGCTAGGCGCAGTAGTAACACTCTGATAGTCCTGCTTCAGCAATATCATCTTATGCTTTGAGCCATTTCCCGTAAAAGGGACGCCTGACTGTTCGCCGTTGTTGATGTAGATATTGCTATTGTAATAATTGCTGAAAGCTAAGTCCCAATCGGCTTTCTTAAAGTGATTAGCGGAGTCCTGCGCGGTCTTTAGCCAGGTTTGCTTTTTATCGGAAAAGCGGAACAGGAAGGTATGGAAGTCACGCTTCTCTTTTCCTGGTCCAGTAGCGCCTACCGAAGCATCTACGTCTCCAGCAAGATTTTCAACTACGATGCTCACCCCATCTTCTAAGGGGAGTGACGGCCCTTCATTCGATTTACTACATGCTGTCAACGTCAAGAGCGATAGCATTAGGACTATAGTATGTTGTTTTTTATAGTTCATTGTTATTATTTTTTGATTATCCGATAGGATAGACCCACAGTGCTAAGTCTTCCCATTTGTCCTGGAATCATGTAATTGATATAGTTCGTAACATTATCCATGTTCACGCGAATGGATAGGGGGAATGCATTGAACTTCTTTTCTATCCCGAAATAGTAGATCACATGATCGTCTACAAAACTGTCATAACGATCAATAAAGCGGTTACCATTCATATCCATGAAGGGATATTTTCCGCGAAATATAGCACGCGCACTGAACGTGATATTCCAAGGCTTGTATTGATAGATTAAACCAACATTAAACTGATGCCTTGAGCGGTTCTCCAATCCCCAGTAGTCAGCAACCGTTGCGGTGTAAGAGTTCCCAGTTTTCGGGTCATGAATATTCTGACTATACGGCCATACGCCTGCCTGTATGCTATCTTTTACCGAGAGGTCTTTAGCGATCAGGTATTGGTATCCGGCAGATACATTCAAGCCTTCAAATAATTGCATCCGCATATTTGCTTCGATGCCCTTGTTGATAGCGCTAGGAAGATTTTGAAAGGAATACACCGCCATGTTGCGTTGTCCCGTAGCGACCTGTATGCTATTGATCTGATTGCGGAGCTTATGATAGAACACATTTAACTCGATATGGCTATTTTTGAAAGGTGAATAGCTGAACCCGCTGTTCAATGACATGTTCTTTTCAGCGTCCAGGGGTTGATCCAATTGCTTCAGCACAGCGCTTCTTATTTCGGACAGTTCACCTGCCTTATCCATCTGATCTAAGGTTTCACGTAAAACCTCATTGCCAAGTACATAATAGTTTGCGGAAGGATTATAAAAGACCTGATATCTTGTTCGGAAGTCGGGGGCTTTGAATCCGGATGCTATCCCTACTTTCCATTTTAAGCCTTCGCTTAAAGCTAGGGTAGCACCCAAGCTAGGGCTCAGTTGCGAGCCATAATTTACCGTATGGTCAAAGCGTAATCCTGCAGTAAGAAGCGTATATTTTCCAAGGTTGTAATTCCCTTGTCCATAGGCAGAGGCAGTCAGTTGATGGCGATTGTCGAAACCTGCATCCAGATTCATTTGCTCAAGCTGTGCCATAGCGCCAAGCGTTAGGTTAAATCCTTCGCGATGATAAGCTGCTTGATGCTCTATCTTATGCACAGCCTGTTGAAATTCATCGCTCGCCAGAGTCGCCAAGCCTTGCTGCGCACTAACATCAATATCCGATCGATAGTGTGAAAAATAATAGTTCGTCATGCTTTTCCACTGCGTATTCCAACGCTTGTCGTAAGTCAATGACGCGTTCATATCGATCTCACGTTGCTGGTCGGAAATCTCATAATCGCTGGAATACTTGCGCATCATGTTTGAGCTTCGCGTATTGGCACGTAAGCTCAGGCTTAGGAAGTCGTTAGCTTCATTTAGCTGATGTCGTACTTTCCCTTGCAGAGCGAAATTAGTGTATGGAGGAATCGTAGTTCCTGCCTCCATATATCGTCTATTATTGTTGAATCCATCTGTTCGGTAGTAATTGGTTGACAGTAATACATAGCCTTTGTTTTGGTTGAAGTTGCTTTCCGCTTCGGCGGTAATATCCGTCATGTTATAGCTGCCATAGCTGGCTTGCACATGCAATTGCGGCTGTGTATTTCCGAAGCGAGTAATGATATTGATGGCACCACCAAGGGCATCATTGCCATATAGACAGGAGGACGCGCCTTTAATGATCTCAATACGTTCGATATTGGAAACCTGTATTCTCGATAAATCCATATTGCCAGACTGCCTACCTAACAATGGTTGTCCGTCGATAAGAATCATGATGTATTGGCTCGACAGGCCTTGCAT from Sphingobacterium sp. BN32 harbors:
- a CDS encoding PA2169 family four-helix-bundle protein codes for the protein METLDRKIEILRDAIEINNERIAGYQKAQDIVESENLENLYALFGDYKRQSEQFKSELAPFITQFEETVDNGTMVSGKLFRAWMDLKSLVAPSTSESVLASCEKGEDEFKKEYKDLINESLSDFPEIVDLLQTQLTIQLGAHDHIKELRDNS
- a CDS encoding HmuY family protein; this encodes MNYKKQHTIVLMLSLLTLTACSKSNEGPSLPLEDGVSIVVENLAGDVDASVGATGPGKEKRDFHTFLFRFSDKKQTWLKTAQDSANHFKKADWDLAFSNYYNSNIYINNGEQSGVPFTGNGSKHKMILLKQDYQSVTTAPSDAEFDSSTLYNIGMIIDEGSAGWYNYNMTSHLVQVAPNRTYVLRLSNGKYAKLQLINVYKNNPPVVTDLNWQAPYYTFRYFVQEDGSKNLRTQ
- a CDS encoding DNA topoisomerase IB yields the protein MQEDVQSAKELKSHGLRYVDCNKNGIKRLRKGKKFTYVDTKGKTVSDEKKLKRIASLVIPPAWEDVWICASPNGHIQATGIDVRGRKQYKYHTTWSSLRKDNKFANLIVFGKGLPLLRKQIQRDLRRKELDERKVVALALEIMDQTSIRIGNEQYSKQNGSYGLTTLKNKHADFQDNKVFFKFIGKKGIKQQKVLKGKKLYNILRSVKEIPGQRLFQYLDKNGRSYSLDSAQLNHYLKTFYQEEVTCKTFRTWNACFSFLDYLSESAAPETKKERKEILNGAIEHVAKLLGNTKTIAKNHYIDPRLIESYEEGLLDKWIRKVPSAAKEKEKHITKKLLRMLQLTDK
- a CDS encoding TonB-dependent receptor, translated to MLLAVLFQHATIPVFAQQKAKIKGYVVDSLGLPIANASLQFQPDQIQAQTNRKGYFETRPQYVGVYKYYISAIGYQTDTGTIILDYNTQDFQFRLSKADQQIEEVSVIGTVMRRPTLIDPRNAAMPVTIIDRRTLELLGSRRLDEVLREQTGMAIVNNTAGGSRSVGVQMQGLSSQYIMILIDGQPLLGRQSGNMDLSRIQVSNIERIEIIKGASSCLYGNDALGGAINIITRFGNTQPQLHVQASYGSYNMTDITAEAESNFNQNKGYVLLSTNYYRTDGFNNNRRYMEAGTTIPPYTNFALQGKVRHQLNEANDFLSLSLRANTRSSNMMRKYSSDYEISDQQREIDMNASLTYDKRWNTQWKSMTNYYFSHYRSDIDVSAQQGLATLASDEFQQAVHKIEHQAAYHREGFNLTLGAMAQLEQMNLDAGFDNRHQLTASAYGQGNYNLGKYTLLTAGLRFDHTVNYGSQLSPSLGATLALSEGLKWKVGIASGFKAPDFRTRYQVFYNPSANYYVLGNEVLRETLDQMDKAGELSEIRSAVLKQLDQPLDAEKNMSLNSGFSYSPFKNSHIELNVFYHKLRNQINSIQVATGQRNMAVYSFQNLPSAINKGIEANMRMQLFEGLNVSAGYQYLIAKDLSVKDSIQAGVWPYSQNIHDPKTGNSYTATVADYWGLENRSRHQFNVGLIYQYKPWNITFSARAIFRGKYPFMDMNGNRFIDRYDSFVDDHVIYYFGIEKKFNAFPLSIRVNMDNVTNYINYMIPGQMGRLSTVGLSYRIIKK
- a CDS encoding biliverdin-producing heme oxygenase, whose amino-acid sequence is MLSERIKAATKNGHQNLEKQVVYRLKAIENNSDYADLLKFFFSYFETLEQQIANNIPASLESYFSVRRSAKDIAKDIAVLGADLVDLPQAFLPVIENKNQAIGALYVLEGSIMGGPYIVKMLQKQGIETGFNFFQGYGEESAEKWAEFTKIINTEVAEEKDIEEAIASAHNTFEQFSNTFTNTINA